tgaAATTCACAATCTAAAAtacataattttgtattttaaaatataccatccaaaatacatatttctagaaagtaaaatttaaaattcaatttttatggGGTGGAACATGAATATACAGGGGTGCAGAATACAATGGCACTTTCTATGGCTTGACGGGCCTAAATTGGGTATTTTGATTTCCTAGTGGAATTATTCATGATTTCCATTTTCTAGATATGCCTCCCACTGAGGGGGAGAAATTGAGCAATCAACGCATGCTTTCTGTCATTGTAGTAACAAAGATTCTCTCAAAGGCACAAGCCCAATTAGCCCCCCTTCAGTCATAACATCGAATCACAATGCCCCTTACTCCATTGCCACTTTTTTAGCCTTTCTTCCCTCTGGAGTCACTACATGGGACCCAAACCTGAGCATGCTTCTTCTTTGTTGAAAGTAACCATCATTGGACTTGCTGCTTCCTATTTTTACATATACAACAATCTCTATATTAAACAAATGAAATCGACAAGACCTAACACAGATCTTTGTTCTTTGTTTGAAGTGTCCATGGGATACAATATGAACTGGGATTTCATCTGGGTGCTGCTTCTCACGTTGTGTTGCTGCTCCTTGGTGCACAGCTTGGGCAACACTCCTGCAAGTGAATCATTGAGTTCCTTGGTTCAAGATTTTGCTTTCAGGTCACTGGTCAAGCACAGGCCTCAAACCGGTGCTCTGTATGATGCTCTTCTTCCAAGGAACCTGTCTGGTATGGATATTTCAGTAGTACGTCTTAGAAGCAGAAGGCTCTGGAACAAAGGTGCCAACTTTAGCTACTTTCGGATCCCACCAAGAACTGTGTCCATTCCCCACGTCAAGAGGTTGGCTATTGTGTACCAAAACTTGGGCAACTGGTCAACCCTCTACTACAATTTGCCAGGTTACTCACTCATCTCTTCTGTTGTTGGCTTCGTGGTTTTCGATGCCTCAAATGTAACGGACACAACTGAAAGAAACCTCACTCTCAACACAATGGGACAACCTATCTATATTCAATTTCCTAACATTACATTTATGGGTAGGGGTCACATCAACTCAAGGGTGAGATGTGTAGCTTTCAATGCCAATGGTTCATTTCAACTTACTGAGATGAGTTCCCCTGGAGTGTGTTACTCAAGAGACCAGGGTCACTTCTCGGTAGTGCTCCCATTGGAGAAGAAGAGGGGAAGATGGTATCTGTGGGTGATTGGCTTTGTGGTTGGATTCTTTGGTTTTATTATAGTTGGCTATGCGGGATTTTCTTCTGTGAGACTTCTCAAGACAAAGAGGATTCTAGCCATGGAAAAACAAGCCAATGATGATCAGGTTCTTGAAAGTAGATGGGTTGGCAATAGTAAAATGCCCTCAGCAGCGGTGACAAGAACTCAGCCAGTTCTTGAGAGCGGCGTTCTCTAGTTCACTGCATCTTCCCCTTGTAATCTTTTCCCCAATTACTTACCCTTGTCACTTAGCTAATACTCTTTTGTCAGTGAATGTTTAACAAACATGGTTCGTTCGTTCTGTGAAATGAACAAAGCATGATTCTGACTACAAATGAAGGAATAGTTTTACAGATAAATCAAGAATTGAATTAGTCTTTTAACTCTCTTGTACCATTAAATATTTTCTGGCCGGGGTTTCTCAATGGCATGAAGCAATTTGCATTTGTTAATTAGTCTCATACAACTGTAAAGTGTGGTACTAAATTTATTAAACTgaagcaaaaaaaaaagttgcgTAAACTCCAAAAAAACATCACAAAAGCATTACCGAGTCCTACCTCCACAAGGTTGCCCaaagaaaaacaatataaaGCACGCTTTGATTTAACAAaaggtaaaaataaaaatttggtcATCAAGGCACGACAAGAAGCATAAAACCTTACAGGTGCACAAGCATGTGAAGGTACAAAGCGAGAAAGAGAGAAAATCCATTTGCAGATACACCTAAAATGAAAGGAACAGGAAAACATGATTATTAAAGCTTTATTTGATGTTTCGACCACATTTGGCTTGATACatacatagaccttcaacacaATTCTCATCATATTTTGCGAAGAAATTCATGAATTTGTTCAAACAAATCACAAGAATCAGGCGCTATACCATGATCATCTCTTTCTACAGACTAAAGTGGCGATTTCAATCAACCATCAACATCACATGCATAAATGGTTTGGTGATTAGGTACCTTAACCAAGGTTTGGATCCAATATTTCCAAAATGGACCAATCATGTGAGGGAGAGACTGAAGGAGTCTAGATACCTGGttacagaaaaaataatataaactattaaaTTTCTTAATAATTCAACATTGTAAAATACTTCTTGCTTTACAGGAGTCAACACAATTCTCTTCATATTTTGTTAAGAAACTCTTTATTATGTTtcacataaaatataaaatgcagGGATCAATCTTTTCTTCTATAGTGTTACTTCGGATAATCAAGTAACCAGCATCACATGCACatacataaaataaatcatGAACATTTGACCAGATTACTTACTTTAACCTTCCTCACTTAGAGGAATCAAATCCAAAAATGCAATTATAACTCTAATTTCAAACAAATATACACTCGACAAGAACATAACAAATTGTACTCTACTGAAGCAAAAGCCAACAACTTGTACTCTACTGAAGCAAAAGCCAACAACCTCTACTCTACTGAAGCAAAAGCCAACAACCTGTACTCTACTGAAGCAAAAGCCAATGGAAGCCAAATGACATGCCTTCATTTTACTCTGCCTATCCTCAAAGAATCAAACAATTACAGTTCAAACGCATCAATTGAGAGCATCAACTCCAGTCCCACTTTTTATGCAAGCTTTGTTCACTCGGTATGGAAAGCCCCAGGGCAACCCTCTCATATGTATAAGTCCCATACTAATCCCAGTTGAAACGGCCAACCCCACAACCTGTCTCCACGCAGCCTGTCTCTGTATCATTCTCTTTGCAAACTCAGCATCCAGAATTAGACTAGTCAAATTAGATTCCTCTCATAAGCCTTCTTGATCCTGTTCAAGAACATTGTCTTTATGAAGAGATTTTGGACAAGACAGGAATGAAGGGGACGGGGAAATGGACGGTGCAGCAGGCGGCGGGACTGCCGATAGCTGCCCCGACGATTGTGGCGTCGTTGGATTGCAGGTACTTGAGTGGGTTAAAGGAGGAGAGGGAGAATACTGCGACGGTGTTGAAGGAGGCGGGGTTGAGTGATGAATTGGAGAGAACTAGTGTCAGTGGGGTGGATAAGAAGAGGTTGATTGATGATGTTAGGCGGGCTTTGTATGCTTCAAAGATTTGTAGCTATGCTCAGGGGATGAATTTGATGAGGGTGAGAAAGAGTGGAACGTGAATTTTGGAGAATTGCCTAGGATTTGGAAGTGAGGATACATCATATAAGGAAAGTGTTCTTGCACGGGATCAGAAGGCTTATCACAGGAACCCTAATTTGGCTAGTTTGAGAGTGGATCCAGAGTTTCAAGAGAAATGGTGCAGAGTCAGGTTGCGTAGACGGTTGTGGGGTTGGTGGTTTCAGCTGGGATTAGTACTCGGGGAACTTTGATACCTACCGGAGGGCCAGGCTGCCGGCAACCTTGTTCAGGCTCAGAGGGACTTGTTTGAGTTGTACTACTATTCAATAAAACCAATAATTAATGTTAGttccatttttaatttttgcatTTGGAAAGAATGGCTATAGGTTTAGTTTAGTCTGTgttatttatttactttgttTGGGTTTGAATTGTTGATGTTCAATTTCCTTCAAGCTATTCACATCTGCTGCAAATTACTTGAACTCAAAGATATTGTCAAGGTTTGATGAATGAGATTGAGGGTTTAGTTCAGAGACGTATTTTGAAACACAGAGTGTGAGTCATCATTATGATCATGTGTACAGAAACCTTCTTAAACATCTCATTGTTCAGGTCAGTTAAAATGgtttgataattttattttgctgTTTTGCCAAGTATTGATATCAGACTGTTGTTTCCATTTTTTTTGGTAAGAGCCTTGCACATAGGCAATTGTTgttaatgttatttattattgtgTTGTGCCCCTCTTTTGTATTATTTGTGATGATGGCACAACATTGTATCTGTAACTAATATCTTCATTGCTAATTTATATTACCTGAGACGCCATTGTGTTAACATCATTGATTGTTTTGTGATAGCAACTTAGGGATTACAAGATGCTCGGTGGAATATTTAAGCGGTTTTTTAGGGTGGGTTCCCCAATTACTTGGATACTTATCAATTAGTATCAGAAGTGGTTGTTGGTGTCTTAGAAAAGGCTATCTATGAAGGGTTCTGCTTAACAAGGAAGTTGAATGAAGTGACAAAGAAAATGTTGATCCCACAGAGATAATTGTTGACAACCAAGTCTATCTTTCTCCTGGACCCACTCATCACAATGCTCATGATATGTACTGGTAAAGTTGTATTACAATTAAATCTTAACTAATTGTTCGTCCTGGCCAATCAAGGATTTACTTTCTTACCCTATGTTTTACTTTTTCCTCTtggttaattataatttaacatTATCTTATGAGAAAAGTatcaatttcaaattttctgtCCGTAGTAATTGTCACCAACTACAATTGGGGATGCTTCCTAAAATCGTATTAGCTGTTAGCTGCTTAGATATTTAAATTTCAGTTGTAGCACAcctgattatatttttttttaaattcagttCTGGTGGGGTGGTGCTAGCTTCTTGTGATGGAAAGATTGTGTGTGAAAATACTATTGATGCACGACTTGATGTAGTGTTTCGTAAAAAGCTCCCTGaggtaaattaatttttgtgcATAGTAATTCTTATGCTGTGATTTGTATCCTCGTTGTTAGATATTTGCTGCTGAATTGCTTATGCAGTTGACTTCCATATGATTTCCAAGAAGAAAAGTGGGTTATGTTTTAGATATTTAACattgaaataaaagaaaacatcaGGCAAATCATTTGCTCTGATGGACTTTAGTTATCATTTATGTTCGAGGCCTGCTTTAATTTAACCTAACAATTCTCAGGTTATTCTTCAAAATTTCCAAGCTGcataattgtttataaaaaattataatcaagTAATTGTACCATTTTTTCAATAGATAATTTGATTCATTTAACATAACCTATGACATCAACCCATTAATCCAATCCGTTATTGGCGAACTTTCTCTCTGGTATGGTTACTTTGGATATTTTTTAGGAATTGGTTTGTCATTAGATAAGTTGATGTTATCACATCTAgcattcttctttattttctttcttcttgggAAAGGGATGTAATTATTTTGAGATGATGAACAGGTAAATCATGTCAAACGATTAGATTCTTATGAAGTTTCTTTCTCCCTGTTGCAGATCCGAAAGCAGCTGTTTCCACAAGTTGTTGCTTGAGGTTTTCGATTGTATTGTTTCGTTACCCCAGATTGTTTATATCCCCAAGCATGAGCTTGTCTTGGACCTGAAAAAGCTTTCGTGCCGTTGAAATATAATAGTATAACACTTCTGTTATAGaccatgaaaaataaatttacataaCTTGATAGATACGTCAAATACTTTATTCAAAtagttacaaaaaaaaaacttaattgaatataattttcataaataagTACAGgttatacattaattttatgaagatataagaaataaagatataaacatgagtaaaataaatttatgtatagctaaaaatttgattttgttcggttagttttcaaaatcaaatctgaaaaatcacaataaaagaacttgatatatttttttttatttggtttgtTTGGCTTTCTATTTGTTCAGTTTTCAAAGTTTTGAATTGatttatttgtatttgtgtATATCGGATTGAAAGTAACTGTTATTAGGTATAACAGTATCAACTGTATATAACAGTCTTAACTGCTTACATTTACTTTGTATTACTACTGCACTGGGTACTATTAATACCCAGCCTTCCCTGTACATCAAGTACTGAATCATATAATAAAGATTACTCATTCTCTATCTTTCTTCTCTCTAAATCTCTCCTTCTCTCTATACTCTTATATGGTATCCAGAGCCAAAAATGGCCTCATCATCTACCACTGAACCCAATTCTGAAAATTTTTCCTCCAAGCCCAAGGTTCTTCTCCCTCATATCTTTCATACCCCAATC
The sequence above is a segment of the Phaseolus vulgaris cultivar G19833 chromosome 2, P. vulgaris v2.0, whole genome shotgun sequence genome. Coding sequences within it:
- the LOC137812703 gene encoding uncharacterized protein; amino-acid sequence: MSMGYNMNWDFIWVLLLTLCCCSLVHSLGNTPASESLSSLVQDFAFRSLVKHRPQTGALYDALLPRNLSGMDISVVRLRSRRLWNKGANFSYFRIPPRTVSIPHVKRLAIVYQNLGNWSTLYYNLPGYSLISSVVGFVVFDASNVTDTTERNLTLNTMGQPIYIQFPNITFMGRGHINSRVRCVAFNANGSFQLTEMSSPGVCYSRDQGHFSVVLPLEKKRGRWYLWVIGFVVGFFGFIIVGYAGFSSVRLLKTKRILAMEKQANDDQVLESRWVGNSKMPSAAVTRTQPVLESGVL